A genomic stretch from Podarcis muralis chromosome W, rPodMur119.hap1.1, whole genome shotgun sequence includes:
- the LOC144326309 gene encoding integrase/recombinase xerD homolog produces the protein MATLEDYANGSLPLVSAGCSAVAAAFPGAPLEPWEREVMKGVLGSVALSTLRSYKKAWADFLKFRNSIPNSRQDSPPSKREVLRYLVHLKELGRAAKTLNIQSSAISFFCKALFSTDPCADFVVRKALKGWRRLQPPGDDKRRPITYDILTQIQKKLRAVCWSKYKARLFSAAYSLAFFGALRIGEVVCEGGPGSRQRGILLSDLTLSSTDLIVQVRSSKTDQWGRGAFLRLLATQKRGPCPVRDTRRFLYLRPNNPSPFIIHADGSLLARHQFTCVMRLAIAACGLPAAEFAAHSFQIGAATTAVHLGLSAERIKDMGRWKSDAYKAYCRPGFFTPVSYYAESMHTPRGA, from the exons ATGGCGACGCTCGAGGACTACGCCA ATGGATCGCTTCCGCTTGTTAGCGCCGGATGCTCAGCAGTTGCTGCAGCCTTTCCCGGAGCACCTCTGGAGCCTTGGGAACGAGAAGTGATGAAGGGAGTATTGGGTTCAGTTGCCCTTTCCACGCTGAGATCCTATAAGAAAGCTTGGGCCGACTTCTTAAAGTTTCGCAACAGTATACCCAACTCGAGGCAGGATTCCCCTCCTTCAAAGAGGGAGGTCCTCCGCTACTTAGTTCACCTGAAGGAGCTGGGCAGGGCAGCAAAGACACTTAATATTCAGTCCTCTGCGATATCTTTCTTTTGTAAAGCCCTGTTTTCTACCGACCCGTGCGCTGATTTCGTAGTGCGTAAGGCCTTAAAGGGCTGGCGCAGACTCCAGCCCCCCGGTGATGACAAAAGGAGACCCATAACTTATGACATACTGACACAGATTCAGAAAAAGTTAAGAGCGGTATGCTGGTCCAAGTACAAAGCCCGCCTATTCTCTGCCGCCTATTCCCTTGCCTTCTTCGGCGCGCTGCGCATAGGCGAGGTGGTATGCGAAGGTGGCCCGGGCTCCAGACAGAGGGGTATCCTCTTAAGCGACTTGACGTTATCTAGCACTGACTTAATTGTGCAGGTGCGAAGTTCAAAAACGGACCAGTGGGGTAGGGGGGCCTTCCTTCGCTTGCTAGCAACTCAAAAGAGGGGACCTTGCCCGGTTAGGGATACTCGGCGTTTCCTTTACTTAAGACCCAACAACCCCAGCCCTTTCATAATACATGCAGATGGCTCACTTTTGGCAAGGCACCAATTTACGTGTGTCATGCGCTTGGCGATTGCGGCTTGCGGGCTGCCTGCGGCAGAATTTGCGGCTCACTCCTTCCAAATTGGGGCCGCCACCACGGCAGTACACCTTGGCCTTTCAGCTGAGAGGATAAAGGATATGGGGCGGTGGAAGTCCGACGCCTACAAAGCATAT TGTCGCCCGGGATTCTTCACTCCAGTCTCCTATTATGCTGAATCGATGCATACCCCTCGTGGGGCATGA